A single Chryseobacterium sp. DNA region contains:
- the ligA gene encoding NAD-dependent DNA ligase LigA: MSENIQQKIEQLRKELHQHNENYYLLDTPTISDYEFDILLQELQDLEAKYPEFYDENSPSVRVGGGITKVFPTIQHKFRMYSLDNSYDFDDLEDWEKRIIKTIDDPVEFVAELKYDGASISILYENGKLTQAVTRGDGFQGDEITPNVRTISDIPLKLKGHFPPHFFMRGEIYLTRKNFDKLNSLREEEGLDPFMNPRNTASGSLKMQDSSEVRKRGLSSVLYQFIAEDVPAETHWELLQKAQSWGFKTSQQAKLCKTMDEVKEFITFWDTERHHLPFEIDGIVLKVNSLQQQRQLGYTAKSPRWAMAYKFKAEKVETELQSVSYQVGRTGAITPVANLKPVLLAGTIVKRASLHNEDIIKKLDLHEHDFVYVEKGGEIIPKIVGVHTEKRAEDSKEIEYIKHCPECGTELVKIEDQAIHFCPNELHCPPQVVGRMIHYVSRKALNIDNLGSETIEQLYREKLIENPADFYVLTKEQLLPLERMAEKSAQNIITGIEKSKEIPFEKVLYGIGIKHVGETVAKKLVKNFPTIDELKNASVEELCQVEDIGVKIAVSIAEFFRNSENILMIERLKSYGVQLEKGESTNEVLSNVLEGKSFLFTGKLSLFTREQAEEMVEKHGGKNISAVSKNLNFLVVGEKAGSKLKKAQDIGTITILDEQQFLDLIEKQ, from the coding sequence ATGTCTGAAAACATTCAACAAAAGATAGAACAGCTTCGTAAAGAGCTTCATCAACATAACGAAAACTATTACCTTCTGGATACGCCTACCATTTCAGATTATGAATTTGATATACTGCTGCAGGAGCTTCAGGATCTGGAAGCCAAATATCCTGAGTTTTATGATGAAAATTCCCCTTCCGTACGGGTAGGCGGCGGAATTACTAAAGTTTTCCCAACCATTCAGCATAAGTTCCGAATGTATTCCCTGGATAATTCTTATGATTTTGACGATCTTGAAGACTGGGAAAAAAGGATCATTAAAACCATTGATGATCCTGTAGAATTTGTCGCTGAGCTAAAATATGACGGAGCCTCAATCTCTATTCTTTATGAAAACGGAAAACTGACGCAGGCGGTAACGCGAGGTGATGGTTTCCAGGGCGATGAGATCACTCCGAATGTCCGCACGATTTCGGATATTCCTTTGAAACTGAAAGGCCATTTTCCGCCTCATTTTTTTATGAGGGGAGAAATTTATTTGACGAGAAAGAATTTTGACAAACTCAACAGCCTTCGTGAAGAAGAAGGACTGGATCCTTTCATGAATCCAAGAAATACAGCAAGTGGAAGTCTGAAAATGCAGGACAGTTCGGAAGTAAGAAAACGCGGACTGTCTTCGGTATTATACCAATTTATTGCTGAAGATGTTCCTGCAGAAACCCACTGGGAACTGCTTCAAAAGGCCCAAAGCTGGGGCTTTAAAACGTCTCAGCAGGCGAAATTATGTAAAACCATGGATGAAGTAAAGGAATTTATCACGTTCTGGGATACGGAACGCCATCACCTTCCTTTTGAGATCGACGGGATTGTATTAAAGGTCAATTCTCTGCAACAGCAAAGACAGCTTGGATATACTGCCAAGTCACCCCGTTGGGCCATGGCATATAAATTTAAAGCTGAAAAGGTAGAAACTGAGCTTCAAAGTGTTTCTTATCAGGTAGGAAGAACGGGGGCCATCACTCCGGTAGCCAACCTTAAGCCTGTCCTTTTGGCAGGGACTATTGTAAAAAGGGCCTCTCTTCACAATGAAGATATCATCAAAAAACTTGACCTTCATGAACATGATTTCGTGTATGTAGAAAAAGGAGGAGAAATCATTCCAAAAATTGTAGGAGTACATACTGAAAAAAGGGCTGAGGACAGTAAAGAAATAGAATATATCAAACACTGTCCTGAATGTGGAACTGAGCTGGTAAAAATTGAAGATCAGGCCATCCATTTCTGCCCGAATGAACTTCACTGTCCGCCACAGGTGGTAGGAAGAATGATTCATTACGTTTCACGGAAGGCCTTGAATATTGACAACCTGGGAAGTGAAACTATTGAACAGCTTTACAGGGAAAAATTAATTGAAAATCCTGCAGATTTTTATGTTTTAACGAAAGAGCAGCTTCTTCCACTGGAAAGGATGGCAGAAAAATCTGCCCAGAATATCATCACAGGAATTGAAAAATCAAAAGAAATTCCGTTTGAAAAAGTATTGTACGGAATCGGGATCAAACATGTAGGAGAAACCGTTGCCAAGAAGCTGGTAAAGAATTTCCCAACGATCGATGAATTGAAAAATGCTTCTGTAGAGGAGCTTTGCCAGGTAGAAGATATTGGAGTTAAAATCGCTGTAAGTATTGCAGAGTTTTTCAGAAATTCTGAAAATATTCTGATGATTGAGCGTTTAAAATCTTACGGAGTACAGCTTGAAAAAGGAGAAAGTACGAATGAAGTTCTCTCCAATGTTCTGGAAGGGAAATCCTTCCTTTTCACAGGGAAATTATCTTTATTCACCAGAGAACAGGCAGAAGAGATGGTGGAAAAGCATGGTGGAAAAAATATCTCTGCGGTTTCCAAGAATCTGAACTTCCTTGTAGTAGGTGAAAAAGCCGGAAGCAAACTGAAAAAAGCCCAGGATATCGGAACGATTACCATTCTGGATGAACAGCAGTTTTTAGATTTGATCGAAAAACAATAA
- a CDS encoding T9SS type A sorting domain-containing protein: MKKIYLVIVMAMFSVLQSQVIHIPDANFKAQLLAADVTNSIAATVFNNSIKIDTNGNGEIEVSEIQQVGILRLYGTSIADFTGISAFTNLESLETAGNTAPSLDLSSNVNLGSLTISASPQLASLNINNCNLLRRVNLSGISITALDLHNRSVLQYLYIFNTPLTSLNITGCPALYEIDVENTQLASLDASNLPNIFIFYVRSNALLSNINFTNSNMQVIDISSNNLFNVNIQNQSSLRNINCSNNKLSSLNLPGCPDMMEINCDKNLITSLDLSAYPHLIRLKCNNNSIGALDLSHNPEFHSITCSGNNMTFLNIKNGKVQSNYFFSVQGNPNLVICCDENEAALIQSWISNGTLYPNYSVTTYCSFTPGGTFYTINGNTKYDFNNNGCDPNDPNKAFQRFNITNGTTPGSIIANSTGDYSIPVQSGTYTVTPVFENPAYFTVSPPSLTADFPTQASPLPQNFCVSANGIHHDLETVIIPVTAASPGFNAQYKIIYKNKGTAAQSGTLVYNYNDNIMDYQTSTLTPNSQSTGVLNWSFTNLQPFETREITLTLKLNTPTQTPPVSGGDVLHYTAQINGATDETPPDNNAVLNQTVVNSFDPNDKTCLEGTSISQTQAGDYVHYLIRFENTGTANAKNIVVKDEIDMSKFDMATLIPLHGSHNFVTRITNPNVVEFIFENIQLPFTNADNDGYVSFKIKTKSTLTTGNSFSNTAKIYFDYNAPIVTNTFTTAVQNILAVSETIHTPDRIRIYPNPVQKILFIESKDELLKTEIYDATGRIITSMGWKGNSVNVSDLPKGNYIIKMFIKDKTMVQKFIKE; encoded by the coding sequence ATGAAAAAAATCTACCTGGTCATTGTAATGGCTATGTTTTCTGTACTGCAGTCACAGGTCATCCATATTCCTGATGCCAATTTCAAAGCACAGCTTCTGGCAGCAGACGTCACGAACAGTATTGCTGCAACAGTATTTAACAACAGTATAAAAATCGATACCAACGGCAATGGTGAAATTGAGGTTTCGGAAATCCAGCAAGTCGGAATATTGAGACTTTATGGGACATCCATCGCAGATTTTACAGGGATTTCAGCCTTTACGAATTTGGAAAGTTTAGAAACCGCTGGAAATACAGCCCCATCACTGGATCTTAGTTCCAATGTTAACCTGGGGAGTTTAACGATTTCTGCAAGCCCGCAGCTGGCCTCTTTAAATATCAACAACTGTAATCTGCTTCGACGGGTTAACCTCAGCGGCATCTCTATTACAGCATTAGATTTACACAACCGTTCTGTTCTTCAATATCTTTATATTTTTAATACGCCTCTTACCAGTTTAAATATTACCGGATGCCCGGCATTGTATGAAATTGATGTGGAGAATACACAGCTGGCCTCTTTAGATGCCTCCAATCTTCCGAATATTTTTATTTTTTATGTAAGGAGTAATGCTCTTTTATCCAATATCAATTTTACCAATTCCAATATGCAGGTAATTGATATCAGCAGCAATAACCTTTTCAATGTCAATATTCAGAACCAGAGCAGTCTCCGGAATATCAACTGCAGCAATAACAAACTGAGTTCTCTAAATCTTCCGGGATGTCCTGACATGATGGAAATCAATTGTGACAAGAACCTGATTACCAGTTTGGATCTTTCAGCGTATCCGCATTTGATCAGGTTAAAATGCAATAACAATTCCATCGGAGCTCTGGACCTTTCTCATAATCCGGAATTCCACAGCATCACATGTAGCGGGAATAACATGACGTTTTTGAACATCAAAAATGGAAAAGTACAGTCGAACTACTTTTTCAGTGTTCAGGGAAATCCTAATCTTGTGATCTGCTGTGATGAAAACGAAGCCGCCCTGATTCAGAGCTGGATCAGTAACGGTACGCTGTATCCTAATTACTCGGTAACGACTTATTGTTCTTTTACGCCCGGTGGAACTTTTTACACCATTAATGGGAATACAAAGTATGATTTTAACAATAACGGATGTGATCCGAATGATCCCAATAAAGCATTTCAAAGGTTCAATATTACCAATGGAACCACTCCGGGAAGCATTATTGCCAACAGTACCGGTGATTATTCCATTCCTGTACAATCCGGGACCTATACGGTAACTCCGGTTTTTGAAAATCCGGCTTATTTTACGGTTTCTCCGCCAAGTTTAACGGCAGATTTTCCGACTCAGGCAAGTCCATTACCTCAGAATTTCTGTGTTTCAGCCAATGGAATCCACCACGATCTGGAAACGGTTATCATCCCTGTAACAGCGGCCAGTCCCGGTTTTAATGCCCAATATAAAATCATTTATAAAAATAAAGGAACCGCTGCACAATCAGGAACTTTAGTATATAACTACAATGATAATATAATGGATTATCAGACTTCAACACTTACCCCCAACTCACAGTCAACAGGAGTTTTAAACTGGTCTTTTACCAATCTCCAGCCCTTTGAAACAAGAGAGATCACCCTAACTTTAAAATTAAATACTCCTACGCAAACCCCGCCTGTCAGCGGAGGTGACGTTTTGCATTACACAGCACAGATCAATGGGGCAACAGATGAAACACCGCCAGATAATAATGCCGTATTGAACCAGACTGTAGTCAATTCTTTTGATCCTAATGATAAGACCTGCCTTGAAGGCACTTCAATCAGCCAAACCCAGGCAGGTGATTATGTCCATTATCTGATCCGATTTGAAAATACAGGAACTGCCAATGCAAAAAATATCGTTGTAAAAGATGAAATCGATATGTCAAAATTTGATATGGCTACTCTAATACCGCTTCATGGAAGCCATAATTTTGTGACAAGAATAACCAATCCGAATGTCGTAGAGTTTATTTTTGAAAATATCCAGCTTCCTTTTACCAATGCTGACAATGACGGATATGTTTCCTTTAAGATCAAAACAAAATCTACCCTGACAACCGGTAACAGTTTCAGCAATACCGCCAAAATCTATTTTGATTATAACGCACCGATTGTTACCAATACCTTTACAACCGCAGTTCAGAATATACTGGCCGTTTCCGAGACTATCCATACTCCAGACAGGATCAGAATCTACCCAAATCCTGTACAGAAGATCCTGTTTATAGAATCTAAAGATGAGCTGTTGAAAACAGAAATTTATGATGCAACCGGAAGAATCATAACTTCTATGGGATGGAAAGGAAACTCTGTGAACGTTTCTGATCTGCCTAAAGGAAATTACATCATTAAAATGTTTATTAAGGACAAAACGATGGTACAGAAGTTTATTAAAGAATAG
- a CDS encoding TonB-dependent receptor, translated as MKKVKIVLGLLFLGLGTLAYAQTTQASIVGKVTGPGSTAQGKVKVTIVNESTGFRTETETNSKGEYIFKEIPLGGPYTVIVNDDKKEGYNVNFGDQVTVNMDLGGEKHIEEVKITGNLKNKIGNLGAATAVSAKNISMLPVNGRNFTNLTELSPLSGKGGNLSGQLGSSTNFTIDGMTAKNPTSAGSTTSRSGAPFSISIEAVREFKITTNQYDVTLGRSGGGTVSAVTKSGTNKFSGSAWEYLRTNWLSSPYDIRGNKRQNDFSTSQFGFSLGGPIIKNKLHFFVAWDHQLDSRPLIIADIRSQEDEKRFNTTTETLTKFLDIARSKYGVGNTPQFGSFDKVRNSDAAFLRLDWQINEKHLLTLRNNFTYDLNKNGLGDNTNINFFESYGNDKNLDNSLLLTLRSNLKPNLTNELKAQYLYTFQDSYQNSELGKPVPRAIVENIVSPGIGATNIQIGGHRFAQESFRNNVFQIVDNLYYNTDKVKYTFGADLMYTTSKSVYGSEVNGRFHFREDNTKNPSNLYNFENLTVYRFYREVPLMDDPSVRSNIWNIGVYGQLQTKIAKGLDLMAGLRLDYGGYPKAEFNQKLFDEMGIRTDNKIKSFVIQPRFQFDWNINEQNKDFLKFGAGIFSSDINNYMIINNLVFDGKHLATVDVNPSAIGLTPDFYSYRRDYSTVPSLAQYQIPTINYTGKDAKIPIVYKANISYTHFFNERFRAGIAAYMALGRNNYYYYDRNMVANPFFTLANEGGRGVFVPASAIDGAKVDWKAGRINPNFGRVLELVSDGKVNQYSFVVDTSYRYWKDGEITASYTWSDIKDNTSYNGNVANSATLSTMIQSDPRDLRMTYSDNQFRNKVVIYGNSPTIAGFTLGIRYSGIGGTRFSLTAGGNINGDFVDSNDLAYIFPNLTQPLVSDPEVGKALKDYITDYNNKIAERNGGKNGFYGVWDVRVAKKIKFDKIGAFELSVDIFNVANLLNKEWGVNKSYVNMSLYRITGFNQVTKQFEYVKNTSGLAPLSGNPYQIQIGAKYTF; from the coding sequence ATGAAAAAAGTAAAGATTGTACTGGGATTATTGTTTTTAGGGCTTGGAACCCTGGCGTATGCACAGACCACGCAGGCTTCTATTGTGGGGAAAGTTACCGGGCCGGGAAGTACGGCTCAGGGAAAAGTGAAAGTAACCATCGTGAATGAGTCTACAGGATTCAGAACCGAGACGGAAACCAATTCAAAAGGAGAATATATTTTTAAAGAAATTCCTCTGGGCGGCCCTTATACGGTGATTGTGAACGATGATAAAAAAGAAGGCTATAACGTCAACTTCGGAGATCAGGTTACTGTAAATATGGATTTGGGAGGAGAAAAGCATATCGAAGAAGTAAAGATTACCGGAAACCTTAAAAATAAGATCGGAAACCTTGGAGCGGCTACGGCTGTTTCGGCGAAGAATATCAGCATGCTTCCGGTAAACGGCAGAAATTTTACCAACCTTACGGAGCTGTCTCCTTTAAGTGGAAAAGGAGGGAATCTGTCCGGACAGCTTGGTTCTTCCACGAACTTTACCATTGATGGGATGACCGCGAAAAACCCAACCTCTGCAGGATCTACAACCAGCCGCAGTGGTGCCCCTTTCTCTATTTCTATTGAAGCGGTACGCGAATTCAAAATTACAACCAACCAATACGATGTGACGCTGGGAAGAAGTGGAGGAGGAACGGTAAGTGCCGTTACGAAGTCCGGAACCAACAAGTTTTCAGGAAGTGCCTGGGAATACCTGAGAACCAACTGGCTTTCCAGCCCGTATGATATCAGGGGAAACAAAAGACAGAACGATTTCTCTACTTCTCAGTTCGGATTCTCATTGGGAGGACCGATCATTAAGAATAAATTACACTTCTTCGTTGCCTGGGATCACCAGCTGGATTCAAGACCGCTGATTATCGCAGATATCAGATCTCAGGAAGATGAGAAAAGATTCAATACCACTACGGAAACCCTGACTAAGTTTCTTGACATTGCGAGATCAAAGTACGGAGTAGGAAATACCCCTCAATTCGGAAGCTTTGATAAAGTAAGAAATTCAGATGCAGCATTTTTACGGTTAGACTGGCAGATCAATGAAAAACATTTACTAACGCTTAGAAATAACTTTACTTACGACCTTAATAAAAACGGTCTTGGTGACAATACCAATATCAATTTCTTCGAATCCTACGGAAATGACAAAAACCTTGATAACAGTTTGTTACTGACCCTGAGATCAAACCTGAAACCTAATTTAACAAATGAATTAAAGGCCCAGTACCTTTATACCTTTCAGGACAGTTACCAGAACAGTGAATTGGGTAAGCCTGTTCCGAGGGCCATTGTTGAAAATATTGTCTCTCCAGGGATCGGTGCGACCAACATTCAGATCGGAGGCCACCGTTTCGCTCAGGAAAGCTTCAGGAATAATGTATTCCAGATTGTAGACAACTTATACTATAACACGGATAAAGTAAAATATACCTTCGGGGCAGATCTGATGTATACCACTTCAAAATCAGTATACGGAAGTGAAGTGAACGGAAGATTCCACTTTAGAGAAGACAATACGAAAAATCCGAGTAACCTCTACAATTTTGAAAACCTTACAGTGTACAGATTCTACAGAGAAGTTCCTTTGATGGATGATCCGTCCGTGAGATCCAATATCTGGAATATCGGGGTTTACGGGCAGTTGCAGACCAAAATAGCCAAAGGCCTTGATTTAATGGCCGGGTTAAGATTAGATTACGGAGGCTACCCTAAAGCAGAATTCAACCAAAAGCTGTTTGATGAAATGGGAATCAGAACGGATAATAAAATCAAATCATTTGTTATCCAGCCCAGATTCCAGTTTGACTGGAATATCAATGAGCAGAATAAAGACTTCTTAAAATTTGGGGCAGGAATCTTCTCTTCAGATATCAACAACTATATGATCATCAACAACCTTGTGTTTGACGGTAAGCACTTGGCAACGGTAGATGTGAATCCTTCGGCAATTGGCCTTACCCCTGATTTCTACAGCTACAGAAGGGATTACAGTACCGTACCTTCACTGGCCCAGTATCAGATTCCAACGATCAACTATACCGGAAAAGATGCGAAAATTCCAATCGTCTATAAAGCCAATATCTCCTATACGCACTTCTTTAATGAGAGATTCAGAGCAGGAATTGCTGCTTATATGGCATTGGGTAGAAATAATTACTATTACTATGACAGGAATATGGTGGCCAACCCGTTCTTTACACTGGCCAATGAAGGAGGAAGAGGCGTGTTTGTTCCTGCTTCAGCAATTGATGGTGCAAAGGTCGACTGGAAAGCCGGCAGAATCAATCCTAACTTCGGAAGAGTACTGGAATTGGTGAGCGATGGTAAAGTAAATCAATACTCGTTCGTGGTGGATACAAGCTACCGTTACTGGAAAGACGGAGAGATTACGGCAAGTTATACATGGTCTGATATCAAAGATAACACATCTTATAACGGAAATGTAGCCAACTCTGCAACCTTGTCAACGATGATCCAAAGTGATCCGAGAGATCTGAGAATGACGTATTCCGATAACCAGTTCAGAAATAAAGTAGTTATTTACGGGAATTCGCCGACGATTGCAGGATTTACATTAGGGATCAGGTATTCAGGAATAGGAGGAACCCGTTTCTCTCTTACGGCAGGAGGAAACATCAACGGGGACTTCGTAGATTCGAATGACCTGGCTTATATCTTCCCGAACCTTACCCAGCCGCTTGTAAGCGATCCTGAAGTAGGAAAAGCATTAAAAGATTATATCACAGACTACAATAATAAGATTGCGGAACGTAATGGCGGTAAAAACGGATTCTACGGAGTTTGGGATGTACGCGTTGCCAAGAAAATAAAATTTGACAAAATAGGGGCGTTCGAACTTTCTGTAGACATTTTCAACGTAGCCAATCTTCTTAATAAAGAATGGGGCGTTAACAAATCCTACGTAAACATGTCTCTGTACAGGATTACCGGATTCAACCAGGTTACCAAACAGTTTGAGTATGTTAAAAATACCAGCGGTTTAGCTCCTTTATCAGGAAATCCGTATCAGATCCAAATCGGAGCAAAGTATACTTTCTAA
- a CDS encoding glycerophosphodiester phosphodiesterase family protein has translation MKNFILGLAVLSTVLMKAQTQIIAHRGYFQAQPPTTENSIQSLENAQKLKVYGSEFDVRMTSDGVLVINHDEHHGKMEISETLFKELEKLKLSNGEKFPTLKDYLKQGKKDPSVKLIVEIKPAKTPEIENEITQKTIKMIRDMKLESQSEFISFSLNICKEIKKTAPAFKVQYLNGELSPEQIKKEGLDGMDYHYSVFQKNPTWIADAKALGLITNSWTVNDAAVYAELKNQGIGFVTTNIPEQLKNK, from the coding sequence ATGAAAAATTTTATCTTAGGGTTAGCAGTTTTAAGTACAGTTTTAATGAAAGCACAAACTCAGATTATAGCTCATAGAGGATATTTCCAGGCTCAGCCTCCTACAACGGAAAATTCAATTCAATCTTTAGAGAATGCTCAAAAGCTTAAAGTATACGGCTCCGAGTTTGATGTGAGAATGACAAGTGACGGTGTATTGGTGATCAATCACGATGAACACCATGGTAAAATGGAAATCTCTGAAACGCTTTTCAAGGAACTGGAAAAACTTAAATTATCAAACGGAGAAAAATTTCCAACGTTAAAAGATTATCTTAAACAGGGGAAAAAAGATCCATCGGTAAAATTGATCGTTGAGATCAAACCTGCAAAGACTCCGGAAATAGAAAATGAGATCACTCAAAAGACGATCAAAATGATCAGGGATATGAAGCTGGAATCACAAAGTGAATTCATTTCTTTCAGTTTAAATATCTGTAAAGAAATTAAAAAAACAGCCCCGGCGTTTAAAGTGCAGTATCTGAACGGAGAACTGTCTCCTGAGCAGATCAAAAAAGAAGGCCTCGACGGTATGGACTATCACTACAGTGTTTTCCAGAAAAATCCTACATGGATTGCCGATGCCAAGGCTTTAGGCCTTATTACCAATTCTTGGACAGTAAATGATGCAGCAGTATATGCAGAGCTGAAAAACCAGGGAATCGGATTTGTAACGACTAATATTCCGGAACAGTTGAAAAACAAATAA